One Gammaproteobacteria bacterium DNA segment encodes these proteins:
- a CDS encoding 4Fe-4S dicluster domain-containing protein, whose protein sequence is MTQLALIIDLNVCVGCHACVTSCKSWNTSGVAGPMVDHDPYGKDPTGTFFNRVQTFEVGEFPNTETIHFPKSCLHCEDPPCVPVCPTGASYKRAEDGIVLVDYDKCIGCKYCSWACPYGVREVDEQQKVMKKCTLCIDRIYDENLPQAERKPACVLACPTSARLFGDVHDPDSAVSVAIREEGGYALMPEWGTRPANHYLPRRKTRIKLHEDELARADNPLRKEGPLPEPEPGAQSLDDVMSW, encoded by the coding sequence ATGACTCAGTTGGCGTTAATTATCGATCTCAACGTGTGCGTGGGCTGCCATGCCTGCGTCACCAGCTGCAAGTCCTGGAATACCTCCGGGGTGGCGGGGCCCATGGTGGACCATGATCCCTATGGCAAGGACCCCACCGGCACCTTCTTCAACCGCGTCCAGACCTTCGAGGTGGGGGAATTTCCCAACACCGAGACGATCCACTTTCCCAAGAGCTGCCTCCATTGCGAGGATCCGCCCTGCGTACCCGTGTGCCCCACCGGCGCCAGTTACAAGCGTGCCGAGGATGGTATCGTGCTGGTGGATTACGACAAGTGCATCGGCTGCAAGTATTGTTCCTGGGCCTGCCCCTATGGCGTGCGGGAGGTGGACGAGCAGCAGAAGGTGATGAAAAAATGCACCCTGTGCATCGATCGCATCTACGACGAGAACCTGCCGCAGGCCGAACGCAAGCCCGCTTGTGTGCTCGCCTGTCCCACCAGCGCGCGCCTGTTCGGCGATGTCCATGACCCCGACTCTGCGGTGTCCGTGGCCATTCGCGAGGAGGGTGGCTACGCCCTCATGCCCGAGTGGGGCACGCGGCCGGCCAACCACTACCTGCCGCGGCGTAAGACCCGCATCAAGCTCCACGAGGACGAACTGGCGCGGGCCGACAACCCCCTGCGCAAGGAGGGCCCGCTGCCCGAGCCCGAGCCCGGCGCCCAGAGCCTCGACGACGTCATGAGTTGGTGA
- a CDS encoding DUF6279 family lipoprotein, which yields MLRLSCILLLALALAGCSATRLAYNNVDWLIDRRVKEYIDFAPRQREEWEKDLERVHALHRRIELPHVVGLLTAIEAAVRDGLDEATLQCLVDEGHALARRHGRIAVELGAPLLAGLDPAQVNHLEAAMAARNEDYRDKYLAADPQQRRDARVERILERITRWTGRLTNEQRAMVEAEVVAMPDLAQPWFDYRKERQERLLELLRAGADAVEVAEFLSGWWVEGAARPRPLIRATDDTRSSFLAMLVRLYDAMEPAQHRRTAARIAELRADLAGLTTGPESLLAGSCRGTPTVVR from the coding sequence GTGTTGCGATTGTCTTGCATCCTGTTGCTTGCGCTGGCTCTGGCCGGTTGCAGCGCCACGCGGCTCGCCTACAACAACGTCGACTGGTTGATCGATCGGCGGGTGAAGGAATATATCGATTTTGCGCCCCGCCAGCGCGAAGAGTGGGAGAAAGACCTGGAGCGGGTTCACGCCCTCCACCGGCGTATCGAGCTGCCCCACGTGGTGGGCTTGCTGACGGCCATTGAGGCCGCCGTACGCGACGGTCTCGATGAGGCAACGCTGCAATGTCTCGTAGACGAGGGTCATGCGCTGGCGCGGCGTCATGGTCGCATAGCCGTGGAACTGGGCGCGCCGTTGCTTGCCGGGCTGGATCCGGCCCAGGTGAACCATCTGGAGGCCGCCATGGCCGCTCGCAATGAGGACTACCGCGACAAGTATCTGGCCGCGGACCCGCAACAACGCCGGGATGCCCGTGTGGAACGTATTCTGGAACGCATCACTCGGTGGACTGGCCGGCTGACCAACGAGCAGCGGGCGATGGTGGAGGCCGAGGTCGTCGCCATGCCGGATCTCGCGCAGCCCTGGTTCGATTATCGCAAGGAGCGCCAGGAGCGACTGCTCGAGTTGCTGCGCGCAGGTGCCGATGCCGTCGAGGTGGCGGAATTCCTCTCAGGTTGGTGGGTGGAGGGCGCAGCCCGGCCGCGGCCCCTGATACGGGCGACCGATGACACCCGGAGCTCCTTCCTGGCCATGCTGGTTCGCCTTTACGACGCCATGGAGCCGGCACAGCATCGCCGCACTGCGGCGCGTATCGCGGAACTGCGTGCCGACCTGGCAGGCCTCACGACGGGCCCCGAGTCCCTGCTGGCCGGGTCTTGCCGAGGGACGCCCACGGTGGTGCGTTGA
- the soeC gene encoding sulfite dehydrogenase subunit SoeC: MHPAFSVIFLTTLIGVGQGLFLALYTGQLYTLANLLPPQHDPRFYAVGSLIALVFLAAGLVASIFHLGRPERGWRAASQWRTSWLSREIIVLPLFVVLVAAYGAVHYLGWTQPLFVVSDTLPVDASLIIGAVGTLTAFLLFVTTAMIYACLKFLQEWHSPLTVFNFILLGGASGFTLAAAFSAYTGGGLLGFYGTWAVILTLAGFITRGWSLRRNRRLRHKSSLQTAIGVRHSHIEQKAQGAMGGSFNTREFFHGRSPAALRTIRQFFLLMVFPLPVLLLGVAYQIQSGTLPMVAFALQYAGLVAERWYFFAEARHPQNLYYQHIS; the protein is encoded by the coding sequence ATGCATCCAGCCTTTTCAGTCATTTTCCTCACTACCCTCATTGGCGTCGGCCAGGGCCTGTTCCTGGCCCTCTACACCGGCCAGCTTTACACTCTGGCCAACCTGCTGCCACCGCAGCATGACCCCCGGTTCTACGCCGTGGGCAGCCTCATCGCCCTGGTGTTCCTGGCGGCCGGGCTGGTGGCCTCCATCTTCCACCTGGGGCGGCCGGAACGGGGCTGGCGCGCCGCCAGCCAGTGGCGCACCTCGTGGTTGTCCCGGGAGATCATCGTGTTGCCCCTGTTCGTGGTCCTGGTGGCCGCCTACGGTGCCGTGCACTACCTGGGCTGGACCCAGCCCTTGTTCGTGGTGTCGGACACCCTTCCGGTGGATGCCAGCCTCATCATCGGCGCCGTGGGCACCCTGACGGCGTTCCTGCTGTTCGTAACCACCGCCATGATCTACGCCTGCCTGAAGTTCCTGCAGGAGTGGCACAGCCCCCTCACCGTGTTCAATTTCATCCTGCTGGGCGGCGCCTCGGGCTTCACCCTGGCCGCAGCCTTCTCGGCCTACACGGGCGGTGGCCTGCTGGGCTTTTACGGCACCTGGGCGGTGATCCTCACCCTCGCCGGCTTCATCACCCGGGGCTGGTCGCTGCGGCGCAACCGGCGGTTGCGCCATAAGTCATCGCTGCAGACGGCCATCGGCGTGCGCCACAGCCATATCGAGCAGAAGGCTCAGGGGGCCATGGGGGGTTCCTTCAATACCCGTGAGTTCTTCCATGGCCGCAGCCCGGCGGCGCTAAGGACCATCCGCCAGTTCTTTCTGCTCATGGTATTCCCCCTGCCGGTGCTGCTGCTGGGCGTGGCCTACCAGATACAATCCGGGACCCTGCCCATGGTCGCCTTCGCCCTGCAGTACGCAGGCCTTGTCGCCGAACGCTGGTACTTCTTCGCCGAGGCCAGGCATCCCCAGAACCTCTACTACCAGCACATCTCCTGA
- a CDS encoding molybdopterin oxidoreductase family protein, whose amino-acid sequence MDYTAKQTPAHREEVKNTTCYMCACRCGIRVTLRDGQIRYIEGNPDHPLNQGVICAKGASGIMKQESPARLTRPLLRKRGAERGESNFEAISWDRAFEILERRLAGIRGDDPKKFAIFTGRDQMQALTGMFAKQFGTPNYAAHGGFCSVNMAAGMIYTIGGSFWEFGGPDLERAKLFVMMGTAEDHHSNPLKMAISKFKRDGGRFITINPVRTGYSAIADEWMPIRPGTDGALLLALVHEIIRLGLYDRDFLIDYTNAPELVNLDQASTEHGMFLRTEVPEEEGCFDPQNKLWWDRHTNRPVLNRAEGADPFLLGSFQLDDGTPVKPAFQLLKERVAKYTPEWAAGITGIKAGDIHRLAHEMGVTARDQQIELPIQWTDVWGREHESVTGRPVAFHAMRGLAAHSNGFHTIRALSILMTLLGTIDRPGGFRHKAPFPRPIPPCAKPPKGPQDVRPGEILNGMPLGWPADPDDLFVDDDGRPVRIDKGFSWEYPLSVHGLMHNVITNAWRGDPYSLDTLLLFMSNMAWNSTMNTMEVQDMLRDKDENGEYRIPFLVVSDAFQSETVAFADLVLPDTTYLERHDVMSMLDRPISEFDGPVDSVRIPVKEPKGECKPFQEVLIELGSRLGLPAFVDAEGKRKYRDYPDFITRYETEPGSGIGFLAGWRGTGGEKFMKGEPNPRQWEMYANNNCFFHYGMPKSFQYMRNWNAGYLNWAKHHGLTRYAEPINLHIYSEVLQSFRLAAQGKWDGKQPPDHLRQRVETYFDPLPFYHEPLETQRIDTQEFPLNAVTQRPMAMYHSWDSQNAWLRQIHAHNYLMVNPRVAREKGIADGDWLWVESAHGKVKCMARYSEAVEPGTVWTWNAIGKSPGAWGLHPKANEARQGFLLNHLISEELPAAQLDEHLSNSDPVTGQAAWYDLRVRIRKAEAGEDKATWPGFKAVKPVPGQTHRRPRWQAYVAGLFGRR is encoded by the coding sequence GTGGACTACACGGCCAAGCAAACGCCCGCCCATCGGGAGGAGGTCAAGAACACCACCTGCTACATGTGTGCCTGCCGTTGCGGCATCCGGGTGACCCTGCGGGACGGGCAGATACGCTACATCGAGGGCAATCCCGACCATCCCCTGAACCAGGGGGTGATCTGTGCCAAGGGGGCCTCGGGGATCATGAAGCAGGAGTCCCCGGCCCGCCTCACCCGGCCGCTCCTGCGCAAGCGCGGGGCGGAGCGCGGGGAGAGCAATTTCGAGGCCATCTCCTGGGACCGTGCCTTCGAGATCCTGGAACGGCGCCTCGCCGGCATCCGCGGGGACGATCCGAAGAAATTCGCCATTTTCACCGGCCGCGACCAGATGCAGGCCCTGACGGGCATGTTCGCCAAGCAGTTCGGCACGCCAAACTATGCGGCCCACGGTGGCTTCTGTTCGGTGAACATGGCCGCCGGCATGATCTACACCATCGGCGGTTCCTTCTGGGAGTTCGGCGGCCCCGATCTGGAACGGGCCAAGCTGTTCGTGATGATGGGTACCGCCGAGGACCATCACTCCAACCCCCTCAAGATGGCCATCTCGAAGTTCAAGCGCGACGGCGGGCGCTTCATCACCATCAACCCGGTGCGCACGGGCTATTCCGCCATCGCCGATGAATGGATGCCCATCCGTCCCGGCACCGACGGTGCCCTGCTGTTGGCCCTGGTGCACGAGATCATTCGTCTGGGGCTCTACGATCGGGATTTCCTCATCGATTACACCAACGCGCCGGAGCTGGTGAATCTGGACCAGGCCTCCACCGAGCACGGCATGTTCCTACGCACCGAGGTGCCGGAGGAGGAGGGCTGCTTCGACCCCCAGAACAAGCTGTGGTGGGACCGCCATACCAACCGTCCGGTGCTGAACCGGGCCGAGGGCGCCGATCCCTTCCTCCTGGGAAGCTTCCAGCTGGACGATGGCACGCCCGTGAAGCCCGCTTTCCAGCTGCTCAAGGAACGGGTGGCCAAGTACACTCCGGAATGGGCCGCCGGCATCACCGGGATCAAAGCCGGCGACATCCACCGTCTGGCCCACGAGATGGGCGTCACCGCCCGCGACCAGCAGATCGAGCTGCCCATCCAGTGGACCGACGTGTGGGGGCGCGAGCACGAGTCCGTCACCGGCCGTCCCGTGGCCTTCCACGCCATGCGCGGCCTGGCGGCCCATTCCAACGGCTTTCATACCATTCGTGCCCTGTCCATCCTCATGACCCTGCTGGGTACCATCGACCGTCCCGGCGGCTTTCGCCACAAGGCCCCCTTCCCGCGCCCCATCCCGCCCTGCGCCAAGCCCCCGAAGGGGCCGCAGGACGTGCGTCCCGGCGAGATCCTGAACGGCATGCCCCTGGGCTGGCCGGCCGATCCGGACGACCTGTTCGTGGACGACGACGGCAGGCCGGTGCGCATCGACAAGGGCTTCTCCTGGGAGTACCCCCTGTCGGTGCACGGCCTCATGCACAATGTCATCACCAACGCCTGGCGGGGCGACCCCTATTCCCTGGACACCCTGTTGCTGTTCATGTCCAACATGGCCTGGAATTCCACCATGAATACCATGGAGGTCCAGGACATGCTGCGGGACAAGGACGAGAACGGCGAGTACCGCATCCCCTTCCTGGTGGTGAGCGACGCCTTCCAGTCGGAGACCGTGGCCTTCGCCGATCTGGTGCTGCCGGACACCACCTATCTTGAACGCCACGACGTCATGTCCATGCTGGACCGGCCTATCTCCGAGTTCGACGGCCCGGTGGACTCCGTGCGCATTCCGGTAAAGGAGCCCAAGGGGGAGTGCAAGCCCTTCCAGGAGGTGCTCATCGAGCTGGGATCGCGCCTCGGCCTGCCGGCCTTCGTGGACGCCGAGGGCAAGCGCAAGTACCGGGACTACCCGGATTTCATCACCCGCTACGAGACCGAACCGGGTTCCGGTATCGGTTTCCTCGCCGGCTGGCGGGGCACGGGCGGCGAGAAGTTCATGAAGGGCGAGCCGAATCCGCGCCAGTGGGAGATGTACGCCAACAACAACTGCTTCTTCCACTACGGGATGCCCAAGTCCTTCCAGTACATGCGCAACTGGAACGCCGGTTACCTCAACTGGGCCAAGCACCACGGTCTCACTCGTTACGCCGAGCCCATCAACCTGCACATCTACTCAGAGGTGCTGCAGAGTTTTCGGCTGGCGGCCCAGGGTAAATGGGACGGCAAGCAACCCCCGGACCACCTGCGCCAGCGCGTCGAGACCTACTTCGACCCGCTGCCCTTCTACCACGAGCCCCTGGAGACCCAGCGCATCGACACCCAGGAGTTTCCGCTGAACGCCGTGACCCAGCGCCCCATGGCCATGTATCACTCGTGGGACTCCCAGAACGCGTGGCTGCGCCAGATCCACGCCCACAATTATCTGATGGTGAATCCCCGGGTGGCCCGAGAGAAGGGCATCGCCGACGGCGACTGGCTGTGGGTCGAATCGGCCCACGGCAAGGTGAAATGCATGGCCCGCTACAGCGAGGCGGTGGAGCCGGGCACGGTGTGGACCTGGAATGCCATCGGCAAGTCGCCCGGGGCATGGGGTCTGCACCCCAAGGCCAACGAGGCCCGGCAGGGTTTTCTGCTCAATCATCTGATCAGTGAAGAGCTGCCTGCCGCCCAGTTGGATGAGCACCTGTCCAACTCCGATCCCGTCACCGGCCAGGCCGCCTGGTACGACCTGCGGGTACGCATCAGGAAGGCCGAGGCCGGCGAGGACAAGGCCACCTGGCCTGGCTTCAAGGCCGTCAAGCCGGTGCCGGGCCAGACCCACCGGCGGCCACGATGGCAGGCCTATGTGGCGGGGTTGTTCGGCAGGCGCTGA